A part of Arachis hypogaea cultivar Tifrunner chromosome 12, arahy.Tifrunner.gnm2.J5K5, whole genome shotgun sequence genomic DNA contains:
- the LOC112727213 gene encoding histone H4, which translates to MSGRGKGGKGLGKGGAKRHRKVLRDNIQGITKPAIRRLARRGGVKRISGLIYEETRGVLKIFLENVIRDAVTYTEHARRKTVTAMDVVYALKRQGRTLYGFGG; encoded by the coding sequence ATGTCAGGTCGTGGAAAGGGAGGAAAGGGATTGGGAAAGGGAGGAGCGAAGAGGCACAGAAAGGTACTTCGTGATAACATTCAGGGAATCACGAAACCAGCCATTCGCCGTTTGGCTCGCAGGGGAGGCGTCAAGAGAATCAGTGGCCTCATCTATGAGGAGACACGTGGCGTCCTCAAGATCTTCTTGGAGAACGTCATTCGCGATGCCGTTACCTACACCGAGCACGCTCGCCGCAAAACCGTTACTGCCATGGATGTTGTTTATGCCCTCAAGAGGCAGGGAAGGACTCTCTACGGTTTCGGTGGTTGA